One region of Dokdonia sp. 4H-3-7-5 genomic DNA includes:
- a CDS encoding patatin-like phospholipase family protein produces the protein MNIGLSFSGGGIKGVAHLGVLKALSEHNIKPTHISGTSAGAIVGALYAAGHDWEAIYDFFKTTPVFSIKRFARRKPGFLDSLLFHKDLSAYFSEDSFESLQLPLSITATTVITGQLRTFDAGPLINPVIASASFPGIFTPIEIDGVHYFDGGVIDDFPIEPLVPKCDVIIGSYVNPLSTIEIGDLKYSYQVLNRAYEINLHQKGLNKFKDCDLLICPEKLAKFGTFSMRSIPAIFEIGYEEACKQLENSDLFK, from the coding sequence ATGAATATAGGTCTTTCTTTTTCTGGAGGCGGAATTAAAGGTGTTGCTCATCTGGGCGTACTCAAAGCATTATCAGAACATAATATTAAACCTACGCATATTTCTGGCACTAGTGCTGGCGCTATTGTAGGTGCGCTATATGCTGCTGGTCACGACTGGGAAGCGATTTATGATTTTTTTAAAACAACGCCTGTTTTCTCCATAAAAAGATTTGCTCGAAGGAAACCTGGCTTCTTAGATTCCTTGTTATTTCACAAAGACCTATCGGCATATTTCTCAGAAGATAGTTTTGAGTCGCTACAACTACCATTATCCATTACAGCGACTACGGTGATTACTGGCCAACTGCGCACCTTTGACGCTGGTCCTTTAATTAATCCAGTTATCGCATCTGCTTCTTTTCCTGGGATTTTTACTCCCATAGAGATTGACGGTGTTCATTACTTTGACGGCGGTGTGATAGATGACTTTCCTATAGAACCACTTGTACCCAAGTGTGACGTCATTATCGGTAGTTATGTAAATCCGCTGAGTACTATTGAAATAGGAGATTTAAAATACTCATATCAAGTACTCAATAGAGCTTATGAAATCAACTTACATCAAAAAGGACTGAACAAGTTTAAAGACTGTGATTTATTAATATGCCCAGAGAAGTTAGCCAAATTTGGCACTTTCAGCATGCGAAGTATTCCTGCGATTTTTGAGATTGGTTATGAAGAGGCTTGTAAGCAACTTGAAAATTCTGATCTTTTTAAATAG
- the upp gene encoding uracil phosphoribosyltransferase produces the protein MHIHDYSKDHSILNQFIYELRDHDIQKDAMRFRKNIERVGEILAYEMSKSLEFDTKKVQTPLGEKEMSLPQQDIVLCSILRAGLPLHQGLLNYFDGAENAFISAYRNHPNDDDEFEVIVKYLAAPSLEGKTLILTDPMLATGKTLKNVLDALKPHGTPAQIHIISVIGSQEGVDYVQKEFPESTHLWISAIDHKLSSKGYIIPGLGDAGDLSYGVKL, from the coding sequence ATGCACATACACGATTACTCTAAAGATCATTCTATCCTTAACCAGTTTATTTATGAGTTGAGAGACCATGATATTCAGAAAGATGCAATGCGTTTTAGAAAAAATATTGAACGTGTAGGAGAAATTCTAGCTTATGAAATGAGTAAATCATTAGAGTTTGATACTAAAAAGGTACAAACTCCTTTAGGAGAAAAGGAAATGAGTTTACCACAACAAGACATTGTGTTGTGCTCTATATTACGTGCGGGATTACCATTACATCAAGGACTCCTCAATTATTTTGACGGAGCAGAAAATGCATTTATATCTGCCTATAGAAATCACCCTAATGATGATGATGAATTTGAGGTTATTGTAAAATATCTAGCGGCTCCATCGCTTGAGGGTAAGACGTTAATCCTTACGGATCCTATGCTTGCAACGGGTAAAACGCTTAAAAATGTGCTTGATGCATTAAAACCTCATGGCACACCAGCACAAATACACATTATCTCAGTAATTGGTTCTCAAGAAGGAGTTGATTATGTGCAAAAGGAATTTCCAGAGAGCACGCATTTGTGGATTTCGGCTATTGATCATAAGCTTAGTTCAAAAGGATATATTATTCCGGGTCTAGGTGATGCTGGAGATTTGAGTTATGGTGTGAAGTTGTAA